A part of Bacillus thuringiensis genomic DNA contains:
- the accB gene encoding acetyl-CoA carboxylase biotin carboxyl carrier protein, translating into MFKIQEVRELIKLIDSSNIDEFEYKKDGTTIKMKKRGNEVVAVQAPVAKQAVQPVAPVEVETTVAAAQVEVPKQEEKKSVQHENLHKITSPMVGTFYSSSSPDTPAYVSVGDRVSKDSIVCIVEAMKLFNEIDADVDGEIVEILVNNGQLVEYGQPLFLVKA; encoded by the coding sequence ATGTTTAAAATTCAAGAAGTTCGTGAATTAATTAAATTAATTGATAGCTCTAATATTGATGAATTTGAATACAAGAAAGATGGTACGACAATTAAAATGAAAAAGCGTGGTAATGAAGTTGTTGCGGTGCAAGCACCTGTAGCAAAACAAGCCGTGCAACCAGTAGCACCTGTTGAAGTTGAAACAACAGTAGCGGCAGCACAAGTGGAAGTACCAAAACAAGAAGAGAAAAAATCTGTTCAACATGAGAACCTACATAAAATTACATCACCGATGGTAGGTACATTCTATTCTTCTTCTTCGCCTGACACACCTGCATATGTAAGTGTAGGGGATAGAGTATCGAAAGATTCTATCGTATGCATTGTCGAGGCTATGAAATTATTTAATGAAATCGATGCTGATGTAGATGGCGAAATTGTTGAGATTCTTGTTAATAATGGACAGCTTGTTGAGTATGGACAACCGCTATTTCTTGTAAAAGCGTAA
- a CDS encoding SpoIIIAH-like family protein — protein sequence MLKKQTVWLLTMLSLVVVLSVYYVTTPDKMNTASPATGEKIGQEKQGTDKAVTNEAPKETPKKENTSKETSNKETNKETDKKESAQKETSKKDANVTVQSSDENFTALRMQMEDQRSEEKSRLQEVMNSAKSSATEKSKAKDNFDAITTMETKQELLETVIKSQGGYKDALVRADGTDIRVTVKAAKHSQKEANKIIQLVRSEGGSKDVGVKFDPPTK from the coding sequence GTGTTAAAAAAACAAACGGTTTGGCTATTAACGATGTTAAGTTTAGTTGTTGTACTATCTGTTTATTACGTAACAACTCCTGACAAAATGAATACAGCATCGCCGGCAACAGGTGAAAAGATTGGACAAGAAAAACAAGGTACTGACAAAGCAGTAACAAATGAAGCACCTAAAGAAACGCCAAAAAAAGAAAATACAAGCAAGGAAACATCAAATAAAGAAACAAATAAGGAAACAGACAAAAAAGAGAGTGCTCAAAAAGAAACAAGTAAAAAAGATGCTAATGTAACAGTTCAATCAAGTGATGAAAATTTCACAGCATTACGTATGCAAATGGAAGATCAGCGAAGTGAAGAAAAATCAAGATTACAAGAAGTGATGAATTCAGCAAAATCTTCAGCAACAGAAAAGAGTAAAGCGAAAGATAATTTTGATGCAATTACTACAATGGAAACGAAGCAAGAATTACTTGAGACAGTGATTAAGTCTCAAGGAGGATATAAAGATGCCCTTGTAAGAGCTGATGGAACTGACATTAGAGTAACTGTGAAAGCAGCAAAGCATTCACAAAAAGAAGCGAACAAAATTATACAGCTTGTAAGAAGTGAAGGCGGATCAAAAGATGTAGGTGTGAAATTTGATCCACCAACAAAATAA
- the spoIIIAG gene encoding stage III sporulation protein AG translates to MDNKDKNSKFSFFRNLLNGDEKESNEKGKKVTPKFLLVLLILGILLMFFSSLFSSKKEEVPVFKEQKTQNQEKDVPTFGQKNNDSMSIVEKYEKAYEQELKAALEEIAGVKDVTIKVNLDSSEEKILEKNTVKRSQTTGETDKTGGKREVEDESLDEKTVIIREGDKETPVVLRTEKPKVRGVLVVAKGVDNIQVKAMVKEAVIRLLDVPAHRVSVSPKN, encoded by the coding sequence ATGGACAATAAAGATAAAAATTCGAAGTTCTCATTTTTTCGAAACTTATTGAATGGGGATGAAAAGGAAAGCAATGAGAAGGGAAAAAAGGTGACACCTAAGTTTTTACTTGTCCTACTCATACTTGGAATTTTGCTTATGTTTTTTAGTAGTCTCTTTTCAAGTAAAAAGGAAGAAGTACCTGTATTTAAAGAACAAAAAACGCAAAACCAAGAAAAAGACGTACCAACTTTTGGACAAAAAAATAATGATAGTATGTCAATTGTAGAAAAGTATGAAAAAGCGTATGAACAAGAATTGAAAGCAGCCTTAGAAGAAATAGCGGGAGTAAAAGATGTAACGATTAAAGTGAATTTAGATTCATCTGAAGAAAAAATATTAGAAAAAAATACAGTGAAACGTTCACAAACAACAGGTGAAACAGATAAAACAGGTGGTAAGAGGGAAGTAGAAGATGAGTCCCTTGATGAAAAGACCGTCATTATACGTGAAGGGGATAAAGAAACTCCCGTTGTTTTACGAACAGAGAAACCGAAAGTGCGAGGTGTTCTTGTTGTAGCAAAGGGAGTGGATAATATACAAGTTAAAGCGATGGTAAAAGAAGCTGTAATACGGCTGCTAGATGTACCAGCCCATCGTGTTTCAGTATCACCGAAAAATTGA
- the spoIIIAF gene encoding stage III sporulation protein AF, with protein sequence MQFVTEWIRNIIVFLLLATMLHLILPNSNLQKYVKFVVSLLLVVLILTPLFKLLQTDVNEVIANFNEEKYVAEGSVKNSIDSKKKEIQALTRAYSLEEMATKMKKEVGKEFEKKYGMTVSEIQIFAVESTAEVKSAKDIQSVVVTLKEKERSKNDAIETVKPVEINTKEPPKKVEETNVEMKDFFSSRWQLENKQIQVQMEGGTGRVNGQ encoded by the coding sequence ATGCAATTTGTTACAGAGTGGATTAGAAATATTATCGTTTTTTTACTCTTAGCGACAATGCTTCATCTTATTCTTCCAAATTCAAATTTGCAAAAGTACGTTAAATTCGTTGTAAGTCTATTATTAGTTGTTTTAATCTTAACGCCCCTTTTTAAACTACTGCAAACAGATGTGAATGAAGTAATCGCAAATTTTAATGAAGAGAAGTACGTAGCAGAAGGATCTGTAAAAAATTCAATAGATTCGAAGAAAAAAGAAATACAAGCTCTAACACGTGCATATAGTTTAGAAGAGATGGCTACCAAAATGAAAAAAGAAGTAGGAAAAGAATTCGAAAAAAAGTATGGTATGACAGTCTCTGAAATACAAATATTCGCAGTGGAAAGTACAGCGGAAGTAAAGTCAGCAAAAGATATTCAATCTGTTGTTGTGACGTTGAAAGAAAAAGAACGTAGTAAAAATGATGCAATCGAAACAGTAAAACCAGTTGAAATTAACACGAAAGAACCGCCGAAAAAAGTAGAGGAAACGAATGTAGAAATGAAAGACTTCTTTTCAAGCAGGTGGCAACTAGAGAATAAACAAATCCAAGTTCAAATGGAGGGGGGGACAGGTAGAGTAAATGGACAATAA
- the spoIIIAE gene encoding stage III sporulation protein AE, producing MLRGFGAKLLFACFLFFSLPVVVQASPVETNVVDQQLDKLGIEDVKQFWDGLVTKYGGYLPESQKGSFMEFVKGEKEISIKEWMLGLLKYLFHELVANGKLLGTLIMLTIFSALLQSLQSAFSKSSVSKIADAVVYMVLIIFALNSFYVVMTYARETIQTMVDFILALLPILLALIATGGGVVSVSFFHPIIIFLMNTSGLLMNYIVLPLLLLATILSIVSTMSDQYKVTKLSKLLQNVSVGIIGIFLTIFLGVLSVQGTATAVADGIAVKTAKFVTGNFIPVVGRMFTEAADTVISASGLLKNTVGIIGLVILCLIVAFPAIQIFCIAFIYKFAAAVLQPVGSGAIIQCLDIIGRSIIYVFACLAIVSFMFFLSITIIIAAGNITLMMR from the coding sequence ATGTTGAGGGGGTTTGGAGCTAAGCTGCTATTTGCTTGCTTCCTTTTCTTTTCTTTACCGGTTGTTGTACAAGCTTCTCCTGTAGAAACAAACGTCGTTGATCAACAATTGGATAAGCTCGGAATTGAAGATGTGAAGCAATTTTGGGACGGGCTTGTTACAAAATATGGAGGTTATTTACCAGAGAGTCAAAAAGGTAGTTTTATGGAGTTTGTAAAGGGAGAAAAAGAAATTTCTATAAAAGAGTGGATGCTAGGTTTATTAAAGTATTTATTTCACGAGCTTGTTGCAAATGGGAAGCTGCTGGGAACGCTCATTATGCTTACAATTTTTAGTGCATTGTTGCAATCACTGCAATCTGCATTTTCAAAGAGTAGTGTAAGTAAAATTGCGGATGCAGTTGTATATATGGTACTTATTATTTTCGCTTTAAATAGTTTTTATGTCGTCATGACATATGCAAGAGAAACGATACAAACAATGGTAGATTTCATATTAGCGCTATTGCCAATCTTGCTTGCACTCATAGCAACTGGAGGTGGTGTTGTATCTGTATCGTTTTTTCATCCGATTATCATCTTTTTAATGAACACGAGCGGGCTTTTGATGAATTATATCGTTCTACCACTTTTATTACTTGCAACGATATTAAGTATTGTAAGTACGATGAGTGATCAATATAAAGTTACGAAATTGTCCAAGCTTCTGCAAAACGTTAGCGTTGGAATTATCGGTATTTTTTTAACGATTTTTTTAGGGGTATTATCTGTACAAGGAACAGCGACAGCTGTTGCTGATGGAATCGCTGTAAAAACTGCTAAATTTGTAACAGGGAACTTTATTCCGGTAGTAGGAAGAATGTTTACAGAGGCGGCGGATACTGTTATTAGTGCATCGGGATTATTAAAAAACACAGTCGGAATTATCGGGCTCGTCATTCTATGCTTAATTGTTGCTTTTCCAGCGATTCAAATTTTTTGTATCGCGTTTATTTATAAATTCGCAGCAGCAGTATTACAGCCAGTTGGTAGCGGAGCAATTATTCAATGTTTAGATATTATCGGGCGAAGCATCATTTATGTATTTGCTTGCTTAGCTATCGTATCATTTATGTTCTTTTTAAGTATCACAATTATTATTGCTGCGGGGAACATTACACTTATGATGCGGTAG
- the spoIIIAD gene encoding stage III sporulation protein AD: MQIVGLGLVATFLAAVLNQHKSSITSLFIVFVGSVMFLLLIDQIHSILQMIERVASEAKVSNVYVETLLKIIGIAYIAEFGAQITKDAGQGAIASKIELAGKILILVMAIPILTVVIETILGFLPTG, encoded by the coding sequence ATACAAATTGTCGGATTAGGCCTCGTTGCTACGTTTTTAGCAGCTGTATTGAATCAGCATAAATCTAGCATTACGTCGTTATTTATTGTGTTCGTAGGTAGCGTGATGTTTCTTCTTTTAATTGATCAAATTCACTCTATTTTACAAATGATTGAGAGGGTAGCGAGTGAAGCAAAAGTTAGCAATGTATATGTAGAAACGTTGCTGAAAATTATTGGAATTGCTTATATTGCTGAGTTTGGAGCACAAATTACAAAAGATGCAGGGCAGGGTGCAATCGCTTCGAAAATTGAATTAGCTGGAAAAATCTTAATTCTAGTAATGGCGATTCCTATTTTGACAGTTGTAATTGAAACTATTCTCGGATTTTTACCGACGGGATAA
- the spoIIIAC gene encoding stage III sporulation protein AC, with amino-acid sequence MSIDVGLIFQIAGIGIVLAFIHTVLKELKREDIANWVILVGFVVILFHVAFLINTLFDKIKSVFLFQ; translated from the coding sequence ATGTCCATTGATGTTGGATTAATATTTCAAATCGCCGGAATCGGCATTGTTTTAGCTTTTATTCATACTGTACTAAAAGAATTAAAGCGAGAGGATATTGCAAATTGGGTTATCCTTGTCGGTTTTGTCGTTATTTTATTTCATGTGGCATTTTTAATTAATACGCTATTCGACAAGATTAAGAGTGTCTTTCTCTTCCAGTAA
- the spoIIIAB gene encoding stage III sporulation protein SpoIIIAB, with amino-acid sequence MVKIFGAVLIVAVSTFFGFSYAKRYSERPRQLRLLKAALQSLEAEIMYGHTPLSEAAERLVKQMPKPLNWIFQSFARRLESGEQTVREAWIDSLKENWKLTAFQQTEYEILQQFGETLGQHDRESQQKHIRLCITHLEREEEEAKALQLQYEKMIKSLGVLAGLLIVILLL; translated from the coding sequence ATGGTGAAAATATTTGGTGCAGTGTTAATCGTTGCGGTCAGCACCTTTTTCGGATTTTCATACGCTAAAAGATACAGTGAGAGACCAAGGCAACTTAGATTATTAAAAGCGGCACTTCAATCATTAGAGGCAGAAATTATGTATGGGCACACACCTTTGTCTGAAGCTGCCGAGCGATTAGTGAAACAAATGCCGAAGCCGTTAAATTGGATATTTCAAAGTTTCGCTAGAAGGCTAGAAAGCGGAGAACAAACAGTAAGAGAAGCTTGGATAGATAGTTTGAAAGAAAATTGGAAGCTAACAGCATTTCAACAAACTGAGTACGAGATTTTGCAGCAATTTGGTGAAACACTCGGACAACATGATCGTGAATCACAACAAAAACATATTCGCTTATGCATTACACATTTAGAGAGAGAAGAAGAAGAAGCGAAAGCGTTACAACTGCAATATGAAAAAATGATCAAGAGCTTAGGAGTACTAGCGGGGCTACTTATCGTAATTTTACTGCTATAG
- the spoIIIAA gene encoding stage III sporulation protein AA has protein sequence MKEVLEVLPKTMKQLVESCKQYDALEEIRVRIGRPLECIAHGEVFFYDYIVTAEDAIYLLNKLSQFSIYTMEEELKRGYVTLRGGHRIGLAGKVITEKSAVKMIRDVSSFNIRIARQKIGIAEPLLPYLYESRWLNTMVIGPPQTGKTTLLRDVARCMSQGVSVSKIPSCKVGIVDERSEIAGCVKGIPQYDFGTRVDVLDACPKAEGMMMMIRSMSPDILIVDEIGRKEDSEAIMEAVHAGVQLFISAHGFSYDDVLKRPSLKAVLELGIFDRFVELSKARGPGTVMQVKDKYGKSVLPHRKAQSVW, from the coding sequence ATGAAAGAAGTATTAGAAGTTTTACCGAAAACGATGAAGCAGCTAGTGGAAAGTTGTAAGCAATACGATGCTCTAGAGGAAATTCGTGTTCGAATTGGAAGACCGCTAGAGTGTATTGCTCATGGCGAAGTGTTTTTTTATGACTATATCGTTACAGCAGAGGATGCAATTTACTTATTGAATAAGTTAAGTCAATTCTCAATTTATACGATGGAAGAGGAATTAAAACGTGGGTATGTGACACTTCGAGGAGGACATAGAATCGGCTTAGCTGGAAAAGTCATTACAGAAAAAAGCGCAGTGAAAATGATTCGAGATGTCTCTTCCTTTAATATTCGTATTGCTCGTCAAAAAATAGGGATTGCTGAACCACTTTTACCGTACTTGTATGAATCACGATGGTTAAACACGATGGTAATTGGCCCGCCGCAAACGGGGAAAACAACACTTTTAAGAGATGTAGCACGTTGTATGAGTCAAGGTGTAAGTGTTTCGAAAATTCCTTCTTGTAAAGTGGGGATTGTAGATGAGCGGTCAGAAATTGCAGGCTGCGTGAAAGGTATTCCGCAATATGACTTTGGCACGCGAGTAGATGTGTTAGACGCATGTCCAAAAGCTGAAGGAATGATGATGATGATTCGTTCTATGAGTCCAGATATTTTGATTGTAGATGAAATTGGGCGTAAAGAAGATAGTGAAGCAATTATGGAGGCGGTGCATGCAGGGGTTCAGCTTTTTATAAGCGCACATGGATTTTCTTATGATGATGTTTTGAAACGCCCATCACTAAAGGCGGTGCTGGAGCTCGGCATATTTGATAGGTTTGTGGAGCTATCAAAAGCAAGAGGGCCAGGAACAGTTATGCAAGTAAAAGATAAATATGGAAAATCGGTATTACCTCATAGAAAGGCGCAAAGCGTATGGTGA
- a CDS encoding YqhV family protein, with protein MKQWLAAMETSVLVMGLLRLFSGSAEIFAALLMLYVNDAKKALFINGMLAFVGPTVLILTMTIGIASVASEISFLKLFFLALGIGCIFIALLK; from the coding sequence ATGAAACAGTGGCTAGCGGCAATGGAAACATCCGTGCTTGTAATGGGGTTACTTCGGTTGTTTTCAGGTAGCGCGGAAATATTCGCCGCTTTGCTTATGCTTTATGTGAATGATGCGAAAAAAGCATTGTTTATAAATGGTATGTTGGCGTTTGTTGGACCGACCGTATTAATTTTAACAATGACAATAGGCATAGCGAGTGTGGCAAGTGAGATTTCTTTCTTGAAACTCTTTTTTCTAGCGCTTGGAATTGGCTGCATTTTTATCGCGTTGTTGAAATAA